In one Grus americana isolate bGruAme1 chromosome 1, bGruAme1.mat, whole genome shotgun sequence genomic region, the following are encoded:
- the CENPJ gene encoding LOW QUALITY PROTEIN: centromere protein J (The sequence of the model RefSeq protein was modified relative to this genomic sequence to represent the inferred CDS: inserted 1 base in 1 codon) produces MLMLHQQINWXTIHKMPTVEDPSSEQNFIMHWMSDSSRAGVLLDPSFTSLKINKENLLSGPENITAFPAEVCLSDSCSVSDDSLCEESGSSCTLQQYTTETSFPAAAYNVEASKTDFVCGEVDGQNKSDHSDPLLQKLEQLKELQQQKQEQLKKQQMEQLQRLMEEQQKLLSMVSGQTAVLGSTLMAESQKLRPGHSVGLTTLHQLPSSGYQNHFEDRAYAAIVSPHTQDSDFLPKLNNKECTSSLKNSLPGVSACEKQGLGVPLKMQNGLKNEEDKYITGKNMCPEQKMEILIESEDHHIDPLCMESADLSENSSGGKHLWTNTEERPIKAAIQEKKQTFEEFLEEQIQLEEQRLEQNQKLQETSGSAIQKPVIKRPFLKRGEGLTRFTNAKSKITKLGENTPKLQQRASDDRNVIKVDRSQIQKKTMPSGKELFSEKPFAPCKKYNHSDKAKHCPIQKTLVLRNHNGKNILPLETRMKPGKNHDGQMRDTFASEINNKIENKENVVEFAKSNTGKFGNKLPGTEKPQLCHELASAFSNSKCPIRHPVKDPEMSFEVSFQNKLENWEKEKEKENLELDEFLFLEQAADEISFSSNSSFVQRILDQDQQTLKGRRMSSTPIKAKQQQVKALAVKLINKKNKKTDCMTQGNMNDGAVMHTVSNSGTTFRMKGPLNKMDSVMFSASSTTAAPALKSNHWIVKEDKGEGSGDTTTDSENEFETTLKHENEDAKTSFMSHRESDPEFFDYGGSVTDISKESKNGDADLGLSDKDCSAQSKQKIRKASDHQRSMSCISRSKCEFDDERTWSDLEEHYVNTVLPEEYTKIPLQMDFSSKNDTTVPDKAIKRKVALKREDGMSKESAVDSDSNGPPVSNLVMKLFPSLKPKQKAGCQSEREIKSNVEQEPGGTTVPSQVLKERLAELETEIERFRAENTTLTKLREEREHALANIRKEIADFQQQKAQELAEIEEYKKKEMKKLQKERKVFEKYTTEARAIPDKKERDEIQALKQQIAELQEDLKRKEAKWSTTHRRLKDQLEALVNENMELREEVKIMERFRLEAWKKVEAAGNKRKIENSGMPLKRAESCLPNRDPKSQTASPLLPVQKCSKINGKSYSQAKGKLARTPAAAPPSDRSNSETMTALEDSSRTFMVDTSPNEAHVSLPSGPAYTDSEEIQRETAYPDGKVEKVLKNGCHLIFFPNGTWKKVGSDGKTVTITFFNGDVKQVMPDQTVIYYYADAKTTHTTYSDGLEILQFSNGQIEKHYPDGKKEITFPDQTIKNLFTDGQEESIFPDGTIVRTQRDGSKTIEFNNGQRELHTSQFKRREYPDGTVKTVYMNGQQETKYVSGRVRVKDKDGNIIMDTKL; encoded by the exons ATGTTAATGCTACATCAGCAAATAAATT ATACAATACACAAGATGCCAACTGTTGAAGATCCGAGTAGTGAACAAAACTTCATCATGCATTGGATGTCAGACAGTTCCCGTGCTGGAGTCTTATTAGATCCTAGTTTTACCAGTTTGAAAATCAACAAAGAAAACTTGTTATCTGGACCTGAAAACATTACAGCTTTCCCTGCTGAAGTGTGTCTTTCAGACAGCTGTTCTGTAAGTGATGACTCCTTGTGTGAAGAGTCGGGCAGCTCTTGTACACTTCAGCAATATACCACTGAAACatcttttccagcagcagcatatAACGTAGAAGCCTCTAAAACAGACTTTGTCTGTGGTGAAGTGGATGGCCAGAATAAATCCGATCACAGTGACCCACTCTTACAAAAGCTTGAACAG ctgaaggaatTGCAACAACAGAAACAGGAACAGCTAAAGAAACAACAGATGGAGCAACTTCAAAGGCTaatggaagagcagcagaagctACTTAGCATGGTATCTGGCCAGACAGCAGTTCTTG gCTCTACTCTAATGGCTGAAAGTCAAAAGCTAAGACCTGGGCATTCAGTGGGCTTAACAACTTTACACCAATTGCCATCATCTGGCTATCAGAATCACTTTGAAGACAGAGCTTATGCTGCAATTGTTTCTCCACATACACAAGACAGTGATTTTTTACCAAAGTTAAACAATAAAGAATGCACCTCATCTTTGAAGAACAGTCTTCCAGGAGTGTCTGCCTGTGAGAAACAAGGTCTGGGTGTGcctctgaaaatgcagaatggTTTGAAAAATGAGGAAGACAAATATATTACTG gaaaaaacaTGTGTCCAGAACAAAAGATGGAAATATTAATAGAGAGTGAAGATCATCACATTGATCCATTATGTATGGAAAGTGCAGATCTCTCTGAAAATTCCAGTGGAGGAAAACATTTGTGGACTAATACAGAGGAAAG ACCTATTAAAGCTGCGAttcaggagaagaaacagaCATTTGAAGAATTCCTGGAAGAACAGATACAACTAGAAGAGCAGCGtttggagcaaaaccagaagttacag GAGACAAGTGGATCAGCCATTCAAAAACCAGTGATCAAACGACCCTTCTTGAAAAGAGGAGAAGGCTTAACAAGATTCACTAATGCCAAATCTAAAATTACAAAACTTGGagaaaacaccccaaaacttCAGCAAAGAGCTTCAGATGACAGAAATGTTATTAAAGTGGACAGAtcacaaatacaaaagaaaactatGCCTTCTGGCAAAGAACTGTTTTCTGAGAAGCCTTTTGCACCATGTAAAAAATATAACCACTCTGATAAAGCAAAACATTGTCCTATTCAGAAGACCCTGGTACTCAGGAAtcacaatggaaaaaatatcttgcCATTAGAAACAAGAATGAAACCTGGAAAAAATCATGATGGACAGATGAGAGATACTTTCGCATCAGAAATTaacaacaaaatagaaaataaagagaatgtAGTAGAATTTGCCAAGTCTAACACTGGCaaatttggaaacaaattaCCTGGCACAGAAAAGCCTCAGTTGTGTCATGAGCTGGCCAGTGCCTTTTCTAATTCTAAATGTCCTATACGTCACCCTGTGAAAGATCCAGAAATGTCTTTTGaagtttcatttcagaataagctggaaaactgggaaaaagaaaaagaaaaagagaatctagaattagatgaatttttgtTTCTAGAACAAGCTGCAGATGAAATATCATTCTCAAGTAATTCCTCATTTGTGCAAAGGATCTTAGATCAAGATCAGCAAACTTTAAAAGGCCGTAGAATGTCTTCTACTCCTATTAAGgcaaaacagcagcaagtaAAGGCACTCGCTGTTAAActtataaataagaaaaataaaaagacagacTGTATGACACAGGGAAATATGAATGATGGAGCAGTTATGCATACAGTCTCAAATTCAGGAACAACTTTTAGAATGAAGGGTCCACTGAATAAAATGGACAGTGTAATGTTTTCAGCCTCTTCCACgacagcagctcctgctttAAAAAGTAATCACTGGATTGTAAAGGAAGATAAGGGTGAGGGCAGTGGTGATACAACTACAGATTCTGAGAATGAATTTGAGACCACATTAAAGCATGAAAATGAAGATGCTAAGACATCCTTTATGAGCCATAGAGAAAGTGATCCAGAATTTTTTGATTATGGAGGTTCTGTTACAGACatcagcaaagaaagcaaaaatggagATGCTGACCTTGGCTTGTCAGACAAAGATTGCAGCGCacagtcaaagcaaaaaattagaaaagcttCAGACCATCAGAGAAGCATGTCTTGTATAAGTAGGAGTAAATGTGAGTTTGATGATGAAAGAACATGGAGTGACCTTGAAGAACATTATGTTAATACTGTTTTACCTGAGGAATACACTAAAATACCTTTACAGATGGACTTTTCCAGTAAGAATGATACAACTGTCCCAGATAAAGcaataaagagaaaagttgCCTTAAAAAGGGAAGATGGAATGTCCAAAGAGTCTGCAGTGGACAGTGATTCAAATGGACCTCCTGTATCAAACCTGGTGATGAAACTGTTTCCTTCACTGAAACCAAAACAGAAGGCAGGCTGTCAGTCAGAGCGGGAAATCAAATCAAATGTGGAACAGGAGCCAGGAG GAACCACTGTTCCATCCCAGGTACTGAAAGAGAGACTCGCTGAATTGGAAACTGAAATAGAGCGATTCAGAGCTGAAAACACAACTCTAACTAAGCTCCGTGAAGAAAGAGAGCATGCCTTGGCAAATATTAG GAAAGAAATTGCAGACTTTCAACAGCAGAAAGCACAAGAACTGGCTGAAAtagaagaatataaaaaaaaagaaatgaaaaaactgCAAAAGGAGCGTAAAGTTTTTGAAAAGTATACCACAGAAGCTAGAGCAATTCCAGATAAAAAAGAACGTGATGAAATTCag GCTTTAAAACAGCAGATTGCAGAGTTACAGGAAGATTTAAAACGAAAAGAGGCAAAATGGTCAACCACTCATCGACGCCTGAAAGATCAATTAGAAGCTTTAGTAAATGAGAATATGGAGCTGAGAGAGGAAGTCAAAATTATGGAGAGGTTTCGTCTAGAAGCCTGGAAGAAAGTAGAAGCTGCTggaaacaagaggaaaatagaaaattctGGGATGCCTCTAAAAAGAGCAGAATCT tGTCTACCAAATAGAGACCCAAAAAGTCAAACTGCATCTCCGCTTCTTCCAGTACAGAAGTGCAGCAAGATCAATGGCAAAAGTTATTCACAGGCAAAAG GAAAGCTTGCTAGAacacctgcagcagcacctcctAGTGACAGAAGCAACTCTGAGACAATGACGGCACTAGAAGATTCTTCTAGGACTTTTATGGTA GACACCTCTCCTAACGAAGCTCATGTGTCACTGCCGTCTGGACCTGCATATACAGACAGTGAAGAGATACAGAGAGAAACTGCATATCCTGATGGAAAG GTtgaaaaggttttgaaaaatgGTTGTCACCTCATATTTTTCCCCAATGGGACATGGAAAAAAGTGGGTTCTGATGGGAAGACCGTAACTATAACCTTCTTCAATGGGGATGTGAAGCAGGTTATGCCTGATCAAACAGTG atttaTTACTATGCTGATGCTAAGACTACACATACTACATACTCTGATGGCTTAGAAATCTTGCAATTTTCAAATGGACAAATAG AGAAGCATTATCCTGATGGCAAGAAAGAAATTACCTTCCCTGATCAAactattaaaaatttatttacgGATGGGCAAGAAGAAAGTATCTTTCCGGACGGTACTATCGTTCGTACTCAGCG AGATGGAAGCAAAACTATAGAGTTCAATAATGGCCAGAGAGAACTACACACATCACAGTTCAAGAGACGGGAGTATCCGGATGGTACTGTCAAGACTGTGTACATGAATGGACAGCAGGAAACAAAGTATGTCTCAGGGAGAGTAAGAGTAAAGGACAAGGATGGTAACATTATCATGGATACTAAGTTGTAG